From Pelosinus fermentans DSM 17108, the proteins below share one genomic window:
- a CDS encoding ATP-binding protein, producing the protein MLVSLTGIVYIYPFGSYFRFTLAIVLLIVFLLYFEQFPILSGTILTGAVIVFFRTTTDFLISGHDYRTAIMYNLPSLAYYISFAVLFYLFSIRKYKDHILVLILLLSVVDILSNMVELFCRSELIGAKFAVVFPSIVVVAIVRACLAFVGYYALKQYQSFILANDQAKRYIEQTLMVAKLKSELFYLEKSSQDIENVMEKAYWLYKQLNSKVQFDREHEHLPAENALAVAREIHEIKKDYYRVITGIENILRPSSRAQKIKLSEILFIIEQNTIRYLNVIDKKIDITYELADDFLTDKHYTLVSILDNLIMNSIEACGDDGIIKVIETSSNDTLYFSVEDNGVGIDEQEFELIFNPGYSTKFSPRTGKISTGLGLAHVKNYIELLGGTIRVESQPDVCTRFLIALPRSGVLISNKGADFSVPYS; encoded by the coding sequence TTGCTTGTTTCCTTAACTGGTATCGTATATATTTATCCTTTTGGCAGCTATTTTCGTTTTACCCTAGCGATTGTGCTGTTAATTGTCTTTTTATTATATTTTGAGCAGTTTCCCATTTTATCTGGTACAATCTTGACAGGAGCAGTAATTGTATTTTTCCGTACGACAACGGATTTTTTAATAAGCGGTCATGATTATAGGACTGCCATCATGTATAACTTACCTTCTCTGGCATATTATATCTCTTTTGCTGTACTCTTTTACTTATTTTCCATTCGAAAGTACAAAGATCACATATTGGTTCTTATTCTCTTATTGAGTGTGGTTGATATCCTAAGTAATATGGTCGAACTTTTTTGCCGTTCCGAATTGATTGGTGCAAAATTTGCAGTGGTTTTTCCAAGTATTGTAGTCGTGGCTATTGTACGGGCTTGTTTAGCTTTTGTTGGGTATTATGCGTTAAAGCAATATCAATCCTTTATTCTTGCCAATGATCAGGCAAAGCGCTATATCGAGCAAACTCTTATGGTTGCTAAATTGAAAAGCGAGTTATTTTATCTGGAAAAATCCTCTCAGGATATCGAAAATGTTATGGAGAAGGCCTATTGGCTTTATAAGCAATTAAATTCTAAGGTACAATTCGATAGAGAGCACGAACATTTGCCTGCAGAGAATGCTCTTGCAGTTGCAAGAGAAATACATGAGATAAAAAAAGATTACTATCGAGTCATTACAGGAATTGAAAATATTCTTAGACCCTCAAGCAGGGCTCAAAAGATAAAGCTATCAGAAATACTGTTTATCATTGAACAAAATACAATACGGTACTTGAATGTAATTGATAAAAAAATTGATATAACCTATGAGTTAGCAGATGATTTTCTTACAGATAAGCATTATACCCTGGTATCCATATTAGATAATCTCATTATGAACTCAATTGAGGCCTGTGGTGATGATGGAATTATTAAGGTAATTGAAACCAGCTCCAATGACACTCTATATTTTTCTGTGGAAGATAATGGGGTTGGTATTGATGAACAAGAATTTGAACTCATTTTTAATCCTGGTTATTCTACAAAATTTTCGCCCCGTACTGGTAAAATTTCAACAGGACTAGGTTTGGCCCATGTGAAAAATTACATTGAGTTATTAGGCGGAACTATTCGTGTGGAATCGCAGCCTGATGTATGTACTCGGTTTTTAATCGCGTTACCTCGCTCGGGCGTACTGATTTCTAACAAAGGTGCTGATTTTTCTGTACCTTACTCTTAA
- a CDS encoding response regulator gives MSLRFVIVDDDLVICRILQKIIEQNQLGTVVEQCNDGLKGERIIREYQPDIALVDLLLPGQDGVELIEKVSAAATNTSFIMVSQATSEQLITKAYEAGIEFFIHKPINVLETVSVINKVQEHRKLKQIMSLMHQTISQYPHVRPAVEEGPKNLQKTRIYKVFSDLGIIGEAGVKDIYRMVQLILKKGTESKSYQLCDIYQQMSEGMEQDAKAIEQRVRRATTKSLHNLANLGIDDYYNEIFQSHSSSLFDFKEVRQEMNFILGKSQYRGKINVKKFIEGLLFIAEV, from the coding sequence ATGTCGTTACGTTTTGTGATTGTTGATGATGATCTTGTAATTTGTAGAATTCTACAAAAAATTATTGAGCAAAATCAATTAGGTACTGTTGTTGAGCAATGCAATGACGGCTTAAAGGGTGAGAGGATCATTCGGGAATATCAGCCGGACATTGCATTGGTTGATTTGTTACTGCCAGGTCAAGATGGAGTGGAACTTATTGAAAAGGTGTCTGCTGCAGCGACCAATACTTCATTTATCATGGTTTCTCAAGCCACGAGCGAACAATTAATTACGAAAGCTTATGAAGCCGGTATTGAGTTTTTTATTCATAAACCCATTAATGTCTTAGAAACGGTATCTGTAATCAATAAAGTGCAGGAACATCGTAAGTTGAAACAAATTATGTCTTTGATGCATCAAACCATTTCCCAATATCCTCATGTCCGTCCTGCTGTTGAGGAAGGACCGAAAAATCTGCAGAAGACTCGCATTTACAAAGTCTTTTCTGATTTAGGAATTATTGGTGAGGCAGGTGTAAAAGACATTTATCGAATGGTACAGCTAATTCTGAAGAAAGGTACAGAAAGTAAGTCTTATCAGTTATGTGATATTTATCAGCAAATGTCAGAAGGAATGGAGCAGGATGCCAAGGCAATTGAGCAGCGAGTGCGTCGTGCTACAACGAAAAGCTTGCACAATCTTGCCAATTTAGGGATTGATGATTATTACAATGAAATCTTTCAGTCCCATAGTTCTTCATTGTTTGATTTTAAAGAAGTACGCCAGGAGATGAATTTTATTTTGGGAAAAAGCCAATATCGAGGAAAAATCAATGTCAAAAAATTCATTGAAGGGCTATTATTTATTGCAGAGGTCTGA
- a CDS encoding type II asparaginase: MKKRILGIFVTLCLLLVCLQVVAFAAETPEKPNVVILATGGTIAGAGVSSTTTVGYTAAVTAVDKLISNVPELTKVANVRGEQVFQIASESITMENWLTLAKRVNQLLAQDNVDGIVITHGTDTLEETAYFLDLVVKSEKPVVLVGSMRPGTAMSADGPLNLYRAVILAGTKEAAGSGVMVMLNDTIHSGREVTKTITDRVDTFQSPISGALGVFTGDKPVFYRQSLRKNTVATEFDVTNLTSLPRVDIVYHYAGNAGTMIDAAVHAGAKGIVHAGTGNGSIGKAEYPAVENALKNGVVVVRSARVGSGIIARNGEANDDMYGFIASDNLNPQKARILLMLALTKTTNVNEIQQMFWKY; the protein is encoded by the coding sequence ATGAAGAAACGTATTCTCGGTATTTTTGTAACCCTTTGTCTCTTACTGGTCTGTTTACAGGTAGTCGCTTTTGCGGCAGAAACTCCAGAAAAACCTAATGTTGTAATTCTTGCAACAGGAGGAACCATTGCTGGTGCAGGTGTCAGCAGTACTACAACTGTAGGGTATACAGCTGCTGTTACTGCCGTAGACAAACTTATTTCTAATGTCCCCGAATTGACTAAAGTTGCAAATGTACGGGGAGAACAAGTTTTTCAAATTGCCAGTGAAAGTATAACCATGGAAAATTGGTTAACTCTGGCCAAACGTGTCAATCAACTTCTTGCTCAAGATAACGTAGATGGCATCGTTATTACTCATGGAACAGATACATTAGAAGAAACCGCATATTTTCTTGATCTAGTAGTGAAAAGTGAAAAACCGGTTGTACTTGTTGGCTCGATGCGTCCTGGTACTGCAATGAGTGCTGACGGTCCTCTCAATTTGTATCGTGCTGTTATTCTTGCTGGTACGAAAGAAGCTGCTGGCAGCGGTGTCATGGTAATGCTCAATGACACGATCCATTCCGGACGAGAGGTAACAAAAACGATCACTGACCGTGTTGATACGTTTCAATCACCAATTAGCGGTGCACTAGGGGTATTTACTGGTGATAAACCTGTATTCTATCGTCAATCCTTACGTAAAAATACGGTGGCGACGGAATTTGATGTCACTAACCTGACGTCATTGCCTCGTGTTGATATTGTGTATCATTATGCCGGCAATGCTGGTACTATGATTGATGCTGCTGTACATGCTGGTGCAAAAGGAATTGTTCATGCTGGAACCGGTAACGGCAGTATTGGAAAAGCGGAATATCCTGCAGTTGAGAATGCTCTTAAGAATGGCGTAGTTGTTGTAAGGAGTGCCCGTGTTGGCAGTGGGATTATCGCTCGTAATGGGGAAGCAAATGATGACATGTATGGTTTTATTGCCAGTGATAACCTGAATCCCCAGAAAGCGCGCATTTTATTAATGCTGGCTCTCACCAAAACTACTAATGTAAATGAAATTCAACAAATGTTCTGGAAATATTAA
- a CDS encoding GntR family transcriptional regulator, whose amino-acid sequence MILQRVGIPIYLQIKTYILDKIKSGEYVSGAKIPTERELSIELGVSRNTVSAAYKELLLEGVLEAQQGRGTFVKTATDDAEAEVVGGRRERLVKIIDDAMAKVVELGFTVDQFAAIASIRAIEKNQAVKELRVAVVDCASEFIQRFINQIGQIANVRFERVILAELIEGRTPIELLQACDLVVTTLGHQAAVVGLLGKASKVIGVATVPNLDAVIKLARLPANTQVAIVAKSDAFVSNLQNLLEKTSINHLDFTIVQSSDFSEINRMIANYKAVIVSEEREILVRQMVSESQEVITFYYEIDRGSLNQVLMKLVSQAL is encoded by the coding sequence ATGATTTTACAGCGAGTGGGTATTCCGATCTATTTGCAAATTAAAACATACATTTTGGATAAAATAAAATCTGGAGAGTATGTATCGGGTGCTAAAATACCTACAGAAAGAGAATTGTCTATCGAATTAGGTGTGAGTCGCAATACTGTCAGCGCTGCTTACAAAGAACTTTTGCTGGAGGGTGTGCTCGAAGCGCAGCAAGGACGTGGAACGTTTGTAAAGACGGCTACGGATGATGCGGAAGCGGAAGTCGTCGGTGGAAGACGGGAGAGATTGGTCAAAATTATTGATGATGCCATGGCAAAAGTAGTAGAGCTAGGTTTCACAGTAGATCAATTTGCGGCAATTGCCAGTATCCGGGCCATTGAAAAGAATCAAGCTGTTAAAGAATTGCGAGTGGCTGTTGTTGATTGTGCTTCTGAATTCATTCAACGCTTTATTAACCAGATTGGTCAAATTGCAAACGTACGATTTGAAAGGGTAATCTTAGCAGAATTAATTGAAGGACGAACTCCCATTGAATTATTGCAGGCTTGTGACTTAGTTGTTACGACGTTGGGGCATCAAGCAGCAGTTGTTGGCTTACTGGGAAAGGCAAGTAAAGTAATTGGCGTAGCTACGGTTCCAAATCTTGATGCAGTTATCAAATTGGCCCGCTTGCCGGCAAACACGCAAGTGGCAATTGTGGCAAAGAGCGATGCATTTGTATCCAATCTGCAAAATTTACTGGAGAAGACATCAATTAATCATTTGGATTTTACAATAGTCCAATCAAGTGATTTCTCAGAGATTAATAGGATGATTGCTAATTATAAAGCAGTAATTGTCAGTGAAGAACGTGAAATACTTGTACGCCAAATGGTGAGTGAAAGTCAGGAAGTGATTACGTTCTATTATGAAATTGATCGCGGTTCCTTGAACCAGGTTCTGATGAAGTTAGTCAGTCAAGCACTTTAG
- the glmS gene encoding methylaspartate mutase subunit S codes for MENNKVKVVLGVIGADCHAVGNKILNYAFTSAGFEVVNLGVLVPQEEFVNAAIETDAKAILVASLYGHGEIDCRGLRERCRESGLGDILLYVGGNLVVGKTDFTEVHDKFIEMGYDRVYEPGILPDQVVIDLKNDLGL; via the coding sequence ATGGAAAACAATAAAGTAAAAGTGGTTTTGGGGGTTATTGGAGCTGACTGTCATGCAGTAGGTAACAAAATTTTAAACTATGCCTTTACTTCCGCAGGATTTGAAGTAGTTAATTTAGGGGTGTTGGTTCCTCAAGAAGAATTTGTAAATGCAGCTATTGAAACGGATGCAAAAGCCATTCTCGTCGCTTCCTTATATGGACATGGGGAAATTGATTGCCGGGGATTGAGAGAACGCTGCCGTGAGTCCGGCTTAGGTGACATTTTATTATATGTTGGCGGAAATTTGGTAGTTGGTAAAACTGATTTTACGGAAGTACACGATAAATTTATTGAAATGGGTTATGACAGAGTCTATGAGCCAGGCATACTTCCTGATCAAGTGGTCATTGATTTAAAGAATGATTTAGGTTTATAA
- the glmL gene encoding methylaspartate mutase accessory protein GlmL, translating into MNHILLIDFGSTYTKITAVDVDNEIVLGTARGITTVETDIMNGLNQAIDALFLKTGKLTFSKVLGCSSAAGGLKMVAVGLVPELTAEAAKRAALGAGAKIMGVYGNELNEYEIQEIAQLQPEIILLAGGTNGGNKEVILHNARMLTTLGKDIPVIVAGNKSVAPQVVRTLLEAMTEVVHTENVMPKLNELNIEPARETIRGVFLRRIVEAKGLNKANQFVDDVVMPTPAAVLKAAELLSKGTEYESGLGDLMVVDIGGATTDVYSIAKGDPTKTNVALRGLPEPFAKRTVEGDLGMRYSATALFKAAGAKRIADYAHVSAEDVEAYVQKVEANIEYLPQNEIEKKVEIAMGKACTSLAVERHVGQLETIFTCFGSAFVQKGKDLSDVKTVVGTGGVIVHHEQPKEILKGAAYSESTPEMLKPECPKYLIDEEYIMASMGLLGEVYPDVAVRMMKKYIVRG; encoded by the coding sequence ATGAATCATATTTTACTGATTGATTTTGGGAGTACTTATACCAAAATTACTGCAGTGGATGTTGACAATGAAATAGTATTAGGCACTGCTCGTGGTATAACTACTGTAGAAACTGATATTATGAATGGACTAAATCAGGCGATCGATGCCTTGTTCCTCAAGACGGGTAAACTAACATTTTCAAAAGTATTAGGCTGCTCTAGTGCAGCCGGTGGATTGAAAATGGTAGCCGTTGGATTGGTGCCTGAACTTACAGCAGAAGCTGCCAAACGTGCGGCTCTAGGTGCTGGCGCCAAAATTATGGGTGTATATGGTAACGAATTAAATGAATATGAAATACAAGAAATAGCTCAGTTGCAACCGGAAATTATTCTATTAGCTGGTGGTACCAATGGCGGTAATAAAGAAGTGATTCTGCATAATGCTAGAATGCTTACTACCCTTGGCAAAGATATTCCTGTCATTGTGGCAGGTAATAAATCGGTAGCACCTCAAGTAGTCAGGACATTATTGGAAGCCATGACGGAGGTAGTACATACTGAAAATGTAATGCCGAAGTTAAATGAACTAAATATTGAGCCTGCACGTGAAACGATTCGCGGTGTATTCTTAAGGCGGATTGTGGAAGCGAAAGGTCTCAATAAAGCAAATCAGTTTGTTGATGATGTTGTTATGCCTACGCCGGCGGCGGTATTAAAGGCTGCAGAACTCTTAAGCAAAGGTACCGAATATGAGTCTGGTCTAGGTGACTTAATGGTAGTGGATATTGGTGGCGCAACTACGGATGTATATTCCATTGCCAAAGGTGATCCTACTAAAACCAATGTAGCCTTGCGAGGACTGCCAGAACCCTTTGCGAAACGTACAGTCGAAGGCGATCTGGGGATGCGGTATAGTGCGACAGCTTTATTTAAAGCAGCTGGTGCCAAAAGGATTGCAGATTATGCCCATGTTTCTGCAGAGGATGTGGAGGCATATGTGCAAAAGGTCGAAGCGAATATTGAATATTTACCACAAAATGAAATTGAAAAAAAAGTAGAAATCGCCATGGGGAAAGCTTGTACTTCCCTGGCGGTGGAACGCCATGTCGGACAGCTTGAAACGATATTTACATGTTTTGGTTCTGCTTTTGTACAAAAAGGCAAGGATCTGAGTGATGTTAAGACGGTGGTAGGTACTGGTGGCGTAATTGTCCATCATGAACAGCCGAAAGAAATTCTAAAGGGTGCAGCATACAGTGAAAGTACGCCTGAAATGTTAAAACCTGAATGTCCAAAGTACTTGATTGATGAAGAGTACATTATGGCATCCATGGGGTTATTGGGTGAAGTATATCCGGATGTAGCAGTAAGAATGATGAAAAAATATATTGTGCGGGGGTAG